One window of the Tachypleus tridentatus isolate NWPU-2018 chromosome 10, ASM421037v1, whole genome shotgun sequence genome contains the following:
- the LOC143230534 gene encoding uncharacterized protein LOC143230534 encodes MLDERGRGDMQVTLVNPSSIIESVFVNGKVSGGGQRSMKTAASSPSAGVSQDSQSNQQDGHTEENVTFNCELGFAASIVRDDSVKSSQDARARMERKSGLYRMSQHEEQQTASSENKSCVSQVHELATSAHELSDGCSRDCVETNQTDSKRRNTRSESGITISSEFIKLDPEVRKENITDPETGNVFRPSLTTHMSANDDQVVPAKIKETRSASKENKGKPTCQFSVSDSSDIHYESKERIFSDAVCSHVTKGEYSVENNSTELTKDATRHVVRQCEVPGSEWEREVNNSKSDQKRKMSRSLLKKNSNRSKSEKMRVKFSETMTVFSEEFSKPQQVTMQSTELFLNYVSPVHDPPPQYQNSLNLKTPSEYRDTLINREPCSTLVEPDSFLASKIKNNSETINENHKVKEESRMVSRASRALNVVVKNTNLVGITGDNNEKSASMNKEPLCDLLNKDEGKDENVRSFSSAIEYLQDIATLSSNSLSTHGKLIEALDTRPADLGLSTMPSAPESQLPSLSPPLNQFSVDLVHHRKEDEDWQVQLSPLSSIQETDSDSSVSSQDTIIMMTSEESKRNENHVRGSFRQYEELRKEILGQHTNNKLNEILVCSSPQDSEDSKSTGSSSSLSDDRGPEEYTTKQCQGINRSNSQIRRALERSALRRSLQKKTEVRKRVVPSSSGMNQRVNLGSPSDISLMEKIRWLTTVNSEEYSKEVNENGKEDNAEIFQSSNLHYESPFPQQLRRWDMLDVPYFKKAEQPIPAILGKRQLNIQKCLPMKHGKEREDLSSRENKLASLVIPDDLRDWKIGSQLAKNKLKSSITNCYDRSHMVSQDSANRDVHKSRIPPLVSAQGVQNGVFINGTSDELELFVNQDFNRIERLRKRYSLSEEDSDPTFGFSRRPSVRGIRPRFGSTTEILKQMQLQLQPPELANPKHTGSHVTWPYMDIEIASRSKPSAQRQTPGVILLNVKHEERINGVGLIPKLYSSLPPNPVRRDHVYSSTNNLASQLRTPKFQENTFTELSENSVATDNHNSKPAMKERSISSSKGERGTPEGASSSPKVSSDSVYHRAPSRGKSKLVKQTGIIYYTMNV; translated from the coding sequence ATGCTCGACGAGAGGGGGAGGGGGGACATGCAGGTTACTCTTGTAAATCCTAGTTCCATTATTGAATCAGTGTTTGTAAACGGCAAAGTTAGCGGGGGTGGCCAGAGATCGATGAAGACTGCTGCTTCGTCACCCAGTGCTGGCGTTAGCCAGGACTCGCAGTCTAACCAGCAGGACGGCCACACCGAGGAAAATGTTACATTCAACTGTGAGTTAGGCTTCGCAGCGTCTATTGTAAGGGATGATAGTGTTAAGTCTTCGCAAGACGCGCGAGCTCGCATGGAACGCAAGTCTGGACTGTATCGGATGTCACAGCACGAGGAACAGCAAACGGCCAGTTCTGAGAACAAGAGTTGTGTTTCACAAGTTCACGAGCTTGCGACCAGTGCGCACGAGCTGAGTGACGGTTGTTCAAGAGATTGTGTCGAAACGAATCAAACTGACTCGAAAAGAAGAAATACTCGTAGTGAGAGTGGCATCACAATATCTTCAGAATTTATTAAACTTGACCCAGAAGTGAGGAAAGAAAACATCACAGATCCAGAGACTGGGAACGTGTTTAGGCCGTCACTGACCACCCACATGAGTGCAAACGATGACCAGGTAGTGCCGGCGAAAATTAAAGAGACAAGGAGTGCTTCCAAAGAAAACAAGGGAAAGCCTACATGCCAGTTTTCTGTAAGTGATTCATCCGATATACATTATGAATCAAAAGAGCGCATTTTCAGTGACGCTGTGTGTAGTCATGTAACTAAAGGTGAATATAGTGTTGAGAACAATTCGACAGAACTTACTAAAGATGCAACGAGACACGTTGTAAGACAATGCGAAGTTCCCGGTAGTGAATGGGAAAGAGAAGTAAATAATTCTAAGTCGGATCAAAAACGTAAAATGTCCAGgtctttattaaagaaaaattctaATCGGTCCAAAAGTGAAAAAATGCGAGTTAAGTTTAGTGAGACTATGACCGTGTTTTCAGAAGAGTTCTCGAAACCACAGCAGGTAACTATGCAATCAACAGAATTGTTCCTTAATTACGTGTCTCCAGTGCACGATCCACCGCCTCAGTATCAAAACTCGTTGAATCTAAAAACCCCAAGTGAATATAGAGACACACTTATAAATCGAGAACCTTGTTCAACACTCGTAGAACCGGACTCATTTTTGGCTTCCAAGATCAAGAATAATTCGGAGACGATTAATGAGAACCATAAGGTTAAAGAGGAGTCAAGAATGGTAAGTAGAGCCTCTCGAGCGTTAAATGTAGTGGTGAAAAATACAAATCTGGTTGGTATCACAGGTGACAATAATGAGAAGTCTGCTTCCATGAATAAAGAACCACTTTGTGATCTGTTAAACAAAGACGAGGGAAAAGACGAAAACGTGAGAAGCTTTAGTAGTGCGATTGAATACTTACAAGATATTGCTACTTTGTCTTCTAATAGCTTAAGCACTCATGGCAAGTTAATTGAAGCATTAGACACCAGGCCCGCAGACTTAGGGCTTAGCACCATGCCTTCGGCACCAGAGAGCCAGCTTCCCAGCCTCTCACCTCCACTGAATCAATTCAGTGTGGACCTGGTCCATCATAGAAAGGAAGATGAGGACTGGCAGGTACAGCTAAGTCCACTTAGCTCCATTCAGGAAACGGACAGTGACTCCAGTGTTTCTTCACAAGACACCATAATCATGATGACTTCAGAAGAAAGCAAACGTAATGAAAATCATGTTCGTGGAAGCTTCCGACAATACGAGGAACTTCGGAAGGAAATTTTAGGCCAGCATACGAACAACAAACTAAATGAGATATTGGTCTGTAGTTCTCCTCAAGACAGCGAAGACAGCAAATCAACGGGCTCTTCTTCATCTCTCAGCGATGACAGAGGACCAGAGGAGTACACCACTAAACAATGTCAGGGGATTAACAGAAGCAATTCTCAAATCCGTCGAGCTTTAGAAAGAAGTGCGTTGCGTCGAAGCTTACAGAAGAAAACTGAAGTTCGAAAAAGAGTTGTGCCATCTAGTAGTGGGATGAATCAAAGAGTAAACTTGGGATCACCTTCTGACATTTCCTTGATGGAAAAAATCAGGTGGCTGACAACTGTAAACTCGGAGGAATACAGTAAAGAAGTGAACGAAAACGGAAAAGAAGATAATGCTGAAATTTTTCAGTCATCGAATCTTCATTATGAATCCCCATTTCCCCAACAACTGAGACGCTGGGACATGCTGGACGTTCCTTACTTTAAGAAAGCAGAACAACCAATTCCTGCCATTTTGGGGAAGAGGCAACTAAATATACAAAAGTGTTTGCCTATGAAACATGGGAAGGAGCGGGAAGACCTTTCTAGCCGGGAAAATAAGTTAGCATCATTAGTCATTCCTGATGACCTTCGCGATTGGAAAATAGGATCTCAACTAgcgaaaaacaaactgaaatcaTCAATAACAAATTGCTATGATCGCTCCCATATGGTATCTCAAGACAGCGCAAATCGTGACGTCCACAAATCACGTATACCCCCTCTAGTGTCGGCTCAAGGTGTTCAGAATGGTGTTTTCATCAATGGTACATCAGATGAATTAGAACTTTTTGTAAATCAAGATTTCAATAGGATTGAGCGGCTCCGTAAACGATATAGCTTATCAGAGGAAGACTCAGACCCAACATTTGGATTTTCTCGGAGACCATCGGTCAGAGGGATTCGACCCCGCTTTGGTTCCACtactgaaattttgaaacaaatgcaaCTACAACTTCAACCACCTGAATTAGCCAATCCAAAACACACTGGCAGTCATGTCACCTGGCCATATATGGATATTGAAATCGCAAGCCGATCAAAACCGTCAGCACAAAGACAGACACCAGGGGTGATTCTGCTAAATGTTAAACATGAGGAAAGAATCAATGGAGTAGGATTGATTCCTAAGTTGTATAGCAGTTTACCGCCAAATCCTGTAAGGCGTGACCACGTGTATAGTAGTACCAATAACCTTGCATCCCAGCTACGTACTCcgaaatttcaagaaaatacaTTTACCGAATTGTCTGAAAACAGTGTTGCGACTGACAACCACAATAGCAAACCAGCGATGAAAGAAAGGTCGATTTCTTCCTCTAAAGGAGAACGAGGTACACCAGAAGGAGCTAGTTCATCACCAAAGGTTTCTTCGGACTCTGTGTATCATAGGGCGCCCTCTCGTGGAAAATCGAAACTTGTCAAACAAACCGGTATAATATATTACACCATGAATGTGTAA